One segment of Belonocnema kinseyi isolate 2016_QV_RU_SX_M_011 chromosome 7, B_treatae_v1, whole genome shotgun sequence DNA contains the following:
- the LOC117176468 gene encoding uncharacterized protein LOC117176468, producing MTKGGTDLFDQFCHRYSTTRKPYRWPLRVFYGMIDQSGVNSCALYNFNYVNERLPHRQFLIQLSAGLLEPFLRRRLTNVTLQRSLKACIISMLGIDVPPPQERSDQLPKRLRCHFCDTNLDKKTNTACIVCQVPICRHHRRSVCTSCSDIN from the coding sequence ATGACAAAGGGTGGCACGGATCTGTTTGACCAGTTTTGTCACCGATACTCGACAACGAGAAAGCCGTACCGATGGCCTCTACGAGTATTTTATGGAATGATCGACCAGTCCGGTGTAAATAGTTGTGctctatataattttaattatgtcaacgAAAGACTTCCCCACCGGCAGTTTCTGATCCAATTAAGTGCTGGCTTATTAGAACCTTTCCTTCGTCGGCGACTGACGAATGTCACTCTGCAAAGAAGCTTGAAGGCTTGCATTATTTCAATGCTGGGTATTGATGTTCCTCCACCTCAGGAACGCAGTGACCAATTGCCAAAGCGATTACGCTGTCACTTTTGCGAtacaaatttggacaaaaaaacgAATACAGCGTGCATTGTATGCCAGGTACCAATATGCCGGCACCACCGTCGCTCAGTGTGCACGTCTTGTTCAGACATAAACTAG